Proteins encoded by one window of Pseudomonas sp. LS44:
- a CDS encoding AI-2E family transporter → MAPSPLTEWMLSRGLLDVLIRAGLIAVLVVFCFQIFNPFLDLMLWSVILAITLYPLHRMLKARLGARDGHVASLIVLVALAILMVPLYLLATSMAESAQSALEVVKSESLHIPPPSEAVASWPLVGPTLHAFWLQASTDLTSVVKELTPHLKGVGLTVLGKLAGVGMGFLMFIAALIIAGIAMAYGDNGHRSAVRIALRISGPERGPKIAELCTATIRAVAQGVVGIAFIQMLLVGVAFVLMGIPGAGLLALAVLLLGIMQLPVLLITVPVIGYVFATEGATVASIIFGIYAFVAGMADNVLKPLLLGRGVDVPMPVILIGALGGMVTSGFIGLFIGPVMLAVGYRLFWQWVDEPAQSNETSDQQPA, encoded by the coding sequence ATGGCGCCTAGTCCTCTCACTGAATGGATGCTGTCGCGTGGATTGCTGGATGTCCTGATCCGCGCAGGTCTGATTGCCGTACTGGTCGTTTTCTGCTTCCAGATCTTCAATCCCTTCCTCGACCTAATGCTCTGGTCGGTGATCCTCGCCATCACACTGTACCCACTGCATCGAATGCTCAAGGCCCGGCTCGGAGCTCGCGATGGACATGTGGCGAGCCTGATCGTGCTGGTCGCGCTCGCCATCCTGATGGTGCCGTTGTATCTGCTGGCCACCTCGATGGCGGAGTCGGCACAGAGCGCCCTGGAGGTGGTCAAGTCCGAGAGCCTGCATATTCCGCCACCGAGTGAGGCGGTGGCCAGTTGGCCGCTGGTGGGGCCGACCCTGCACGCCTTCTGGCTGCAAGCGTCGACGGATCTGACGAGCGTGGTGAAAGAGCTGACCCCGCACCTGAAAGGCGTTGGTCTGACGGTGCTGGGCAAGCTGGCCGGTGTCGGAATGGGCTTCCTGATGTTTATCGCTGCACTGATCATCGCCGGTATCGCCATGGCCTATGGCGACAATGGCCACCGGAGCGCAGTGCGGATCGCCTTGCGCATCTCCGGCCCGGAACGGGGACCGAAGATCGCCGAGCTCTGCACCGCCACCATCCGTGCGGTGGCCCAGGGCGTGGTTGGTATCGCCTTTATCCAGATGCTGTTGGTTGGTGTCGCCTTCGTGCTCATGGGCATTCCCGGCGCCGGCCTGCTCGCCCTGGCAGTGTTGCTGCTCGGCATCATGCAGCTACCGGTCTTGCTGATCACCGTGCCGGTGATTGGTTATGTCTTCGCCACCGAGGGCGCCACCGTGGCGAGCATCATCTTCGGCATCTACGCCTTCGTCGCTGGCATGGCCGACAACGTGCTTAAGCCGTTGTTACTGGGACGCGGTGTCGATGTACCGATGCCGGTGATATTGATCGGTGCACTGGGCGGTATGGTCACCAGCGGGTTCATCGGCCTGTTCATCGGCCCGGTGATGCTCGCGGTCGGTTACCGGCTGTTCTGGCAGTGGGTGGATGAGCCGGCGCAAAGCAACGAGACAAGTGACCAGCAACCGGCGTGA
- a CDS encoding HlyD family secretion protein translates to MDLLLILTYAALCIAIFKIFRIPLNKWTVPTAVLGGVVLIGALIFTMNYNHPYSEVARSYFVSTPVIPVVTGQVIDVPVQTNQPLEKGDVLFRIDPTPFENRLKSIEAQLIQARGDLGRIRELIKRNFGTRRDLDIATARVTDLQAQLNIAQFELDNTVVRAPGKGFVTHVSLRPGMMATKLPLRPSMVFIPDEGHYFVAWMRQNSQLRLTPDDEAEIAFDGIPGKVFKGEVKNVIAVIGEGQIQPSGTLMSYTGSPPPGRVPVIIEITDPNFAQYSKLMPGGSYGQAALYSKHFHHVAVMRKILLRMAAWMNYIFPFH, encoded by the coding sequence ATGGATCTCTTGCTCATCCTCACCTATGCCGCGTTGTGCATCGCTATCTTCAAGATCTTCCGCATCCCGCTGAACAAGTGGACGGTACCCACTGCAGTTCTTGGCGGTGTAGTGCTGATCGGCGCGCTGATCTTCACCATGAATTACAACCATCCCTATTCGGAGGTGGCGCGTTCGTATTTCGTCTCGACTCCAGTGATACCGGTGGTCACCGGTCAGGTGATCGATGTCCCCGTACAGACCAACCAGCCACTGGAGAAGGGTGACGTACTGTTTCGCATCGACCCGACCCCCTTCGAGAACCGACTGAAATCCATCGAGGCGCAGCTAATTCAAGCCAGGGGCGACTTGGGCCGAATCAGAGAGCTGATCAAGCGTAACTTCGGCACCCGCCGTGATCTGGATATCGCTACCGCTCGTGTGACGGATCTTCAGGCGCAACTGAATATCGCTCAGTTTGAACTGGATAACACCGTGGTGCGGGCTCCGGGCAAAGGCTTTGTCACTCATGTCTCACTGCGCCCCGGGATGATGGCGACCAAGCTGCCATTGCGGCCTTCCATGGTTTTCATTCCTGACGAGGGCCATTACTTCGTGGCCTGGATGCGGCAGAACAGCCAGCTGCGTCTGACGCCGGACGATGAGGCTGAGATCGCGTTCGACGGGATCCCGGGCAAGGTGTTCAAAGGCGAGGTGAAGAACGTGATCGCCGTGATCGGAGAAGGGCAGATACAGCCCTCCGGCACGTTGATGAGCTACACCGGTTCACCGCCGCCGGGCAGGGTGCCAGTCATTATCGAAATCACCGACCCCAATTTCGCGCAATACAGCAAGCTGATGCCGGGCGGCTCGTATGGGCAGGCGGCGCTCTACAGCAAGCATTTCCACCATGTTGCGGTGATGCGCAAGATTCTTCTGCGCATGGCCGCCTGGATGAACTACATCTTCCCGTTCCACTGA
- a CDS encoding efflux transporter outer membrane subunit gives MLLIPGPSRLVLLIALGVSGCVRVGPDFQAPGEAWVDGWHSPALAQVSQPRPSPDPRQWWQVFADPILDRLISEADANNPDLRIAGLRVMEARAQLGIALSGRYPQLQQASADSLYFDHNESGGRNPQDRHFWQHSAAFDVAWELDFWGRFSRAIESADAAYFAAQANHDDALVLLRAQMADSYFALRTAEARLRIARDNARLQKRSYEITERLFTSGESAELDLQQAKTQYLGTLSTIPDLESQVLRTRNVLSTLIGRPPGQLPELAEKEGLIPLIDRAVLEDVPGNLLLRRPDVRAAELQVAAQSAQIGVAEADLYPSLSLLGSIAWSTTTLSGASDTLDLVGGPSLLWDVFDHGRIKDNVRVQDARLQQLIVAYQDSVRQAAREADDAAIGLIKSLERDHILSEASVAAERSLTLASAQYREGYSDFQRVLDAQRALFAQQDAYLVNRSTAVSNLIALYRALGGGWYSEQPLVDPATRQQMQQRTDWGELLDEPSRPPADTSPPETR, from the coding sequence ATGCTGCTGATCCCCGGTCCGAGCCGGCTAGTCCTGCTGATAGCGCTTGGCGTTAGCGGCTGCGTACGCGTCGGGCCGGATTTCCAGGCGCCGGGCGAGGCGTGGGTCGACGGCTGGCACAGCCCGGCACTCGCGCAGGTCAGCCAGCCGCGGCCGTCGCCCGATCCCCGCCAATGGTGGCAGGTGTTCGCCGATCCGATCCTTGACCGGCTGATCTCCGAAGCCGATGCCAACAATCCGGACTTGAGAATCGCCGGCCTGCGGGTGATGGAAGCCCGAGCTCAACTGGGCATAGCCCTGAGCGGCCGTTACCCGCAACTGCAGCAGGCCAGTGCCGACAGCCTGTATTTCGACCACAACGAATCCGGTGGCCGCAACCCGCAGGATCGTCATTTCTGGCAGCACAGCGCCGCTTTCGACGTCGCTTGGGAACTGGATTTCTGGGGACGTTTCAGTCGCGCCATCGAGTCGGCCGATGCCGCCTACTTTGCCGCCCAGGCCAATCATGACGACGCGCTGGTGCTGCTGCGCGCGCAGATGGCGGACAGTTATTTCGCCCTGCGCACCGCCGAGGCCCGCCTGCGCATTGCGCGCGACAACGCCCGTTTGCAAAAACGCAGCTACGAGATCACCGAGCGGCTGTTCACCAGCGGTGAGAGTGCCGAGCTGGATCTGCAACAGGCCAAGACCCAGTACCTGGGCACTCTGAGCACCATCCCAGACCTGGAAAGCCAAGTGCTGCGCACCCGTAACGTCTTGTCCACACTGATTGGTCGTCCTCCGGGCCAACTCCCGGAACTGGCGGAGAAGGAGGGACTGATCCCGCTGATCGACCGCGCCGTGTTGGAGGATGTCCCCGGCAACCTGCTATTGCGCCGTCCAGACGTCCGCGCCGCCGAGCTTCAGGTTGCCGCCCAGTCGGCGCAGATCGGTGTGGCCGAGGCCGATCTGTACCCATCGCTGAGCCTGCTGGGCAGCATCGCCTGGTCCACTACCACGCTGAGCGGCGCTTCCGACACGCTGGATCTTGTCGGCGGCCCCAGTCTGCTTTGGGACGTGTTCGACCATGGCCGGATCAAAGACAACGTGCGCGTACAGGATGCCCGCTTGCAGCAGCTGATCGTCGCTTATCAGGACAGCGTGCGTCAGGCCGCGCGCGAGGCCGACGATGCTGCCATCGGTTTGATCAAGTCGCTGGAGCGTGACCACATCCTGAGCGAGGCCTCGGTGGCCGCCGAGCGCTCGCTGACCCTGGCCAGCGCCCAGTACCGCGAAGGCTATTCGGATTTCCAGCGCGTACTGGATGCCCAGCGGGCGCTATTCGCCCAGCAGGACGCGTATCTGGTCAACCGCAGTACCGCCGTGAGCAATCTGATTGCCCTGTACAGGGCTCTTGGTGGTGGTTGGTACAGCGAGCAACCACTGGTCGATCCCGCCACCCGCCAGCAGATGCAACAACGCACCGACTGGGGCGAATTACTGGATGAGCCAAGCCGTCCGCCCGCCGACACCAGTCCACCTGAGACAAGGTAG